A single genomic interval of Rhizophagus irregularis chromosome 15, complete sequence harbors:
- a CDS encoding uncharacterized protein (SECRETED:cutsite_VNA-IP; SECRETED:prob_0.9611); SECRETED:SignalP(1-20), whose amino-acid sequence MNRNFIFVFILLATLSMVNAIPLQKRATVFGKCPPIPDLPTQPEEISVSISPDPVVPGQTDTFTVSGTLSKEITDEYKLVIALADLSGKTYAAYFEDMPPTKPNTPFNVVKTESIPEDLPQSYAIGVGVTTLANPPDVIGCALAVVGGSSSNIASFPIAIP is encoded by the coding sequence ATGAaccgaaattttatttttgtttttattttgttagccACTCTTTCCATGGTTAATGCTATTCCACTTCAGAAAAGAGCAACTGTATTTGGAAAATGTCCTCCCATACCTGATTTACCTACTCAACCAGAAGAAATCTCTGTATCAATTTCACCTGATCCTGTCGTTCCTGGACAAACTGATACTTTTACTGTTTCCGGAACACTATCGAAAGAAATCACCGATGAATACAAGCTTGTTATCGCATTGGCTGATCTTTCAGGAAAAACTTACGCTGCTTATTTTGAGGATATGCCTCCAACTAAACCCAATACCCCATTTAATGTAGTAAAAACAGAATCAATACCAGAAGATTTACCTCAATCATACGCTATTGGGGTTGGTGTTACAACATTAGCTAATCCACCTGATGTTATTGGCTGTGCATTGGCAGTTGTTGGTGGTTCCTCGTCTAATATCGCTTCATTTCCTATCGCTATcccataa